A stretch of Lysinibacillus agricola DNA encodes these proteins:
- a CDS encoding YqgQ family protein, with product MDKMLDIYELLKTYGTYIYTRDPIGDLMLMEDEIRELYKANVLDIKDYQMALLLIRQETTKLRIKENNQ from the coding sequence ATGGACAAAATGTTAGATATTTATGAATTATTGAAAACATATGGCACTTATATTTATACACGAGATCCCATTGGTGATTTGATGTTAATGGAGGATGAAATTCGCGAGTTGTATAAAGCAAATGTACTAGATATTAAAGATTACCAAATGGCATTGTTACTAATTCGACAAGAAACAACAAAACTTCGCATAAAAGAAAATAATCAATAA
- a CDS encoding 5-formyltetrahydrofolate cyclo-ligase → MDKTTLRNEVREILAKMSEVAYRDQSFTVAKKVLQEPYIIEANTIGITISNKPEVDTIHLMKELWKLGKKVAVPKCNPKTREMSFYAIESFTQLETVYMHLREPIPEKCEFVDANEMDVILVPGVVFDEFGYRIGYGGGYYDRYVLNYEKGKLMSLLFDEQLYEQVPTDAHDCPVDIIVTPTKRIDCVTQRGAN, encoded by the coding sequence ATGGATAAAACAACTTTACGGAACGAGGTAAGAGAAATTCTTGCTAAAATGAGTGAAGTAGCTTACCGTGACCAATCTTTTACTGTAGCAAAAAAAGTGCTACAGGAACCATATATAATAGAAGCAAATACTATCGGCATCACTATTTCTAATAAGCCAGAAGTCGACACAATTCATTTAATGAAAGAACTGTGGAAACTTGGTAAAAAAGTAGCTGTTCCTAAATGTAATCCAAAAACAAGAGAAATGTCATTTTACGCCATTGAATCGTTTACCCAGCTTGAAACTGTTTATATGCATTTGCGTGAGCCAATTCCAGAAAAGTGTGAGTTTGTTGACGCAAATGAAATGGATGTCATCCTTGTTCCAGGCGTTGTTTTTGATGAGTTCGGCTATCGAATTGGCTACGGTGGTGGTTATTACGATCGCTATGTATTAAACTATGAAAAGGGTAAACTTATGTCGCTGTTATTTGATGAGCAGCTATATGAACAAGTTCCTACAGATGCGCACGATTGCCCAGTAGATATCATTGTGACACCGACAAAACGTATTGACTGTGTAACACAACGAGGAGCGAATTAA